From the Bacteroidia bacterium genome, one window contains:
- a CDS encoding aminotransferase class I/II-fold pyridoxal phosphate-dependent enzyme encodes MDIFDKIDKSMGHLGQYADQAHGYFTFPKLEGEIGTRMKFNGKERLIWSLNDYLGLANHPEVRKADAEAAAKYGFGHPMGSRMLTGNSEYHEQLEKMYAEYAQKEDAILVNFGYQGNISLIQALLDRRDVVIYDSLSHACIIDGVVGTLAKRFIFEHNNMEQLEKRLQTAVKIVEKTGGGILVITEGVFGMKGDLGYLPGIVELKKKYPFRILIDDAHGFGVMGPTGMGTAEHYGVQKEIDIIFNTFAKSMAMIGGFIAGDKKVIRYLRYNMRSQIYAKTMPTALVLGAMKRLEILRNDHSRREHLWKIVKALQEGLKARGFDIGPTQSPVTPVYMKGSIWECRNLSLDLRENYNIFMSVVTYPVIEKGSIILRVIPTANHTLDDVEYTLNAFAEIREKLDAGAYKDDGLVAPLMPKIVF; translated from the coding sequence GTGGACATATTTGATAAAATAGACAAAAGCATGGGGCATCTAGGTCAATATGCTGACCAAGCCCATGGATACTTCACCTTTCCGAAATTAGAAGGCGAAATAGGCACAAGAATGAAATTTAACGGAAAGGAACGTTTGATATGGTCTTTGAATGACTATTTAGGTTTAGCTAATCACCCAGAAGTTCGCAAGGCAGACGCAGAAGCGGCAGCAAAATACGGTTTTGGGCATCCTATGGGCTCTCGCATGCTTACGGGCAACAGCGAGTACCATGAGCAACTAGAAAAAATGTACGCTGAATATGCCCAAAAAGAGGATGCTATTTTAGTTAATTTCGGCTATCAGGGAAATATATCTCTGATACAAGCTTTATTAGACCGTAGAGACGTAGTTATTTATGATTCGCTTTCACACGCTTGTATTATAGATGGCGTAGTGGGCACTTTAGCTAAGCGCTTCATTTTTGAGCATAACAACATGGAACAGTTAGAGAAGCGCTTACAGACCGCCGTCAAAATTGTAGAGAAAACGGGCGGGGGGATATTAGTGATTACCGAAGGGGTCTTCGGTATGAAAGGTGATTTAGGTTACTTGCCTGGAATTGTAGAATTAAAGAAAAAATATCCTTTCCGTATTTTGATTGACGATGCTCATGGATTCGGAGTAATGGGTCCGACGGGAATGGGAACTGCCGAACATTACGGCGTACAAAAAGAAATTGATATTATATTTAATACCTTCGCTAAATCTATGGCTATGATAGGTGGCTTTATTGCAGGAGATAAAAAAGTTATACGATACCTGCGTTACAATATGCGTAGCCAAATTTATGCGAAGACAATGCCCACAGCCCTTGTACTCGGTGCAATGAAGCGATTAGAAATTTTACGAAATGACCACTCTCGCAGAGAACACTTGTGGAAAATTGTAAAAGCGTTACAAGAGGGTCTAAAAGCTCGTGGTTTTGATATAGGCCCAACTCAAAGCCCTGTAACGCCTGTTTATATGAAAGGTTCTATTTGGGAGTGCAGAAACCTTTCATTAGACCTACGCGAAAACTACAATATTTTCATGTCTGTGGTAACTTACCCTGTTATTGAAAAAGGCTCAATTATATTAAGGGTAATTCCCACAGCTAATCATACTTTGGATGATGTAGAATATACGCTCAATGCTTTTGCGGAAATTAGAGAAAAGCTGGATGCGGGTGCTTACAAAGATGATGGATTAGTTGCTCCACTTATGCCCAAGATTGTATTTTAG